One Thermithiobacillus tepidarius DSM 3134 genomic window carries:
- a CDS encoding zinc ribbon domain-containing protein: MRGPPCWWLSTPCVSWPTGRKSACRQTEAHREFRLAVGATFRRAHAAGRVPRRTDRLKAKGGNLRLETTKGDSVMGFLERILERFGGQFGGHHGGSKYGGYGGGHHGGGRHGGGYNQDWPGNPPSSGPTPGASVNTGQVCPNCRTVNPPDARFCIQCGTPLSAITCRHCGAGIPPNAQFCSQCGQPQR, from the coding sequence ATGAGGGGTCCACCGTGCTGGTGGTTGTCAACGCCTTGCGTCTCCTGGCCTACCGGGAGGAAATCCGCCTGCCGGCAAACGGAGGCGCATCGTGAATTTCGACTGGCGGTTGGAGCTACTTTTCGTCGGGCGCACGCTGCTGGCCGCGTCCCTCGGCGGACTGATCGGCTGAAAGCGAAAGGTGGCAATCTTAGGCTGGAAACAACGAAAGGAGACAGTGTCATGGGATTCCTGGAACGTATATTGGAAAGGTTCGGCGGCCAGTTCGGTGGCCATCACGGTGGCTCCAAATACGGCGGCTATGGCGGCGGCCATCACGGTGGTGGCCGCCATGGCGGCGGGTACAATCAAGACTGGCCAGGCAATCCGCCCAGCAGCGGACCCACTCCGGGCGCCAGCGTTAATACGGGCCAGGTCTGCCCCAATTGCCGGACCGTCAATCCACCCGATGCCCGTTTCTGCATCCAGTGCGGCACACCGCTGAGCGCCATCACATGCCGCCATTGCGGTGCTGGGATACCACCGAACGCCCAGTTCTGCAGCCAATGCGGCCAGCCGCAGCGATAA
- a CDS encoding heavy metal translocating P-type ATPase, translating to MTAKLALDLSLILPNLPDEHDACFQRLTQLLQAEGLEQAHLIREDGTARLCVHYDPAHVDVARVRQLVQAAGAQIGKQYQHAMLRIDGMDCADCAGVIEHALGRMDGVLEASVSYAAERLRLEYDTEKVSLDAIRQRIEALGYSVIEKGRERGWLAEHRELILSLLAGSLLLAGWLGDRFGGPPPLSLVLFLVAYAAGGFYTMRDAWQSLRSRRFDIDLLMIVAAAGAAALGAWAEGALLLFLFSLGHALEHLAMNRARKAIEALAALAPKTALVQRDEAEIEVRVEDLQRGDRVVVKPGQRIPADGRVVSGSSAVDQSPITGESMPVDKSVGTTVFSGTINGEGALVVEATKLARESTLSRMVELVTTAQTEKSPTQRFTDRFERVFVPVVLVGAGLLIVLPPLFGIPFATSFYRAMAVLVAASPCALAIATPSAVLSGVARAARGGVLVKGGVHLENLGALSAIAFDKTGTITEGKPRLTDVVAFNGDEDSLLRTAAAVESRSAHPLAQAVLTAARERNLDWREPEALDSVTGKGLRARIEGREIAVGNLRLFEGEPLPEIVDQTVTRLEEAGRTVMLVRAGINFLGVLGLADTPRPGVRDMLTQLRGLGMRRTILLTGDNERAGRAISQSVGLDEVLAGLLPEDKVRAVGELEQAYGPVAMVGDGVNDAPAMARATVGIAMGGAGTDVALETADVALMADDLSKLPFAVALSRAARQVIRQNLWVSLGVVALLIPATLLGWAGIGLAVLVHEGSTVLVVVNALRLLAYREEIRLPANGGAS from the coding sequence ATGACCGCGAAGCTGGCCTTGGATTTGTCACTTATCCTTCCCAACCTGCCGGATGAACATGACGCCTGCTTCCAGCGCTTGACGCAACTGTTGCAAGCGGAGGGCCTGGAGCAGGCCCATCTCATCCGCGAGGACGGCACCGCCCGCCTCTGCGTGCACTACGATCCGGCACATGTCGATGTCGCGCGGGTGCGCCAGCTCGTGCAGGCTGCCGGCGCTCAAATCGGTAAGCAGTACCAGCACGCGATGCTGCGCATCGATGGCATGGACTGCGCCGACTGTGCTGGCGTCATCGAGCATGCGCTCGGGCGCATGGACGGCGTGCTGGAGGCCTCGGTGAGCTATGCCGCCGAACGCCTGCGCCTGGAATACGACACCGAGAAAGTGTCCCTGGATGCCATCCGCCAGCGCATCGAGGCGCTCGGCTACAGCGTGATCGAGAAAGGCCGCGAGCGCGGTTGGCTTGCGGAGCACCGCGAACTCATTCTCAGTCTGCTGGCCGGTAGCCTTCTTCTTGCCGGCTGGTTGGGCGACCGCTTCGGCGGCCCGCCGCCGCTGTCGCTCGTCCTGTTCCTGGTCGCCTACGCCGCTGGCGGGTTCTACACGATGCGCGACGCTTGGCAGAGCCTGCGGAGCCGCCGCTTCGACATCGACCTCCTGATGATCGTGGCGGCAGCGGGCGCCGCCGCCCTGGGCGCCTGGGCGGAGGGCGCCCTGCTGCTTTTCCTCTTCAGCCTGGGCCACGCCCTCGAACATTTGGCCATGAACCGGGCGCGCAAAGCCATCGAGGCGTTGGCGGCGCTCGCCCCCAAAACCGCCCTCGTGCAGCGCGACGAGGCCGAGATCGAGGTAAGGGTGGAGGATCTGCAACGGGGCGACCGGGTGGTGGTGAAACCCGGTCAGCGCATTCCTGCCGACGGCCGCGTGGTTTCGGGCAGCTCGGCGGTGGATCAGTCGCCGATCACCGGCGAGTCTATGCCGGTCGACAAGTCGGTAGGGACCACCGTCTTTTCCGGTACCATCAATGGCGAAGGGGCGCTGGTTGTCGAGGCCACCAAGCTCGCGCGCGAGAGCACGCTGTCGCGCATGGTCGAGTTGGTGACCACTGCGCAGACGGAAAAGTCCCCAACGCAGCGCTTCACCGACCGTTTTGAGCGTGTTTTCGTTCCCGTCGTGCTCGTTGGCGCCGGACTCCTGATCGTGCTGCCACCCTTGTTTGGCATCCCTTTCGCGACATCATTCTACCGCGCCATGGCGGTGCTGGTGGCCGCCTCGCCTTGCGCCCTGGCCATCGCCACGCCTTCGGCCGTACTGTCCGGCGTTGCGCGCGCCGCGCGCGGCGGCGTGCTGGTCAAGGGCGGCGTCCACCTGGAGAACCTCGGTGCCTTGTCCGCCATCGCCTTCGACAAGACCGGCACCATCACCGAAGGCAAACCCCGCCTCACCGATGTCGTGGCCTTCAATGGCGACGAGGACTCGCTGCTGCGCACGGCCGCAGCGGTGGAAAGCCGCAGCGCGCATCCGCTGGCACAGGCGGTGCTAACGGCCGCGCGCGAGAGAAACCTGGATTGGCGCGAGCCCGAAGCCCTAGATTCCGTTACCGGGAAGGGGCTGCGGGCTCGGATCGAGGGGCGGGAAATCGCGGTCGGCAATTTGCGGCTCTTTGAGGGAGAGCCTCTGCCCGAGATCGTTGACCAGACCGTGACCCGTCTGGAAGAGGCCGGCAGAACCGTCATGCTGGTGCGCGCCGGCATCAACTTCCTTGGCGTGCTGGGTTTGGCGGACACGCCGCGTCCTGGCGTACGTGACATGCTGACGCAATTGCGCGGGCTGGGCATGCGCAGGACGATCCTGCTTACCGGCGACAACGAGCGCGCCGGGCGGGCTATCAGCCAGTCGGTCGGTCTGGATGAGGTCCTGGCGGGCCTCTTGCCGGAGGATAAGGTCCGGGCCGTCGGGGAACTGGAGCAAGCCTACGGCCCGGTGGCGATGGTGGGCGACGGCGTCAACGATGCACCGGCCATGGCCCGCGCGACCGTAGGTATCGCCATGGGCGGAGCCGGCACCGACGTGGCCCTGGAGACAGCAGACGTCGCGCTCATGGCCGATGACCTGTCGAAACTGCCCTTCGCCGTGGCGCTGAGCCGTGCGGCCCGGCAGGTGATCCGCCAGAATCTCTGGGTTTCGCTCGGCGTGGTAGCCCTGCTCATTCCCGCGACCCTGTTAGGTTGGGCGGGCATCGGCCTGGCGGTGCTGGTGCATGAGGGGTCCACCGTGCTGGTGGTTGTCAACGCCTTGCGTCTCCTGGCCTACCGGGAGGAAATCCGCCTGCCGGCAAACGGAGGCGCATCGTGA
- a CDS encoding P-II family nitrogen regulator — translation MKEINAIIHSNRIADVLDALKEADCTSVCAAVVRGLLRAIDTREQHYSVELAQAIIFEYKLELVCEDDQVERLVEIIKRNAQTGQAKAGMIYVTEVLQAIPITGERT, via the coding sequence ATGAAAGAGATCAATGCCATCATCCACAGCAACCGCATTGCCGATGTCTTGGATGCGCTGAAAGAAGCCGATTGCACGAGCGTCTGCGCGGCAGTTGTCAGAGGCCTTCTGAGAGCCATTGATACCCGCGAGCAGCACTACTCCGTGGAATTGGCCCAGGCCATCATCTTCGAGTACAAGCTGGAACTCGTGTGCGAGGACGACCAAGTCGAACGCTTGGTGGAGATCATCAAGCGCAATGCGCAGACGGGTCAAGCCAAGGCGGGCATGATTTATGTGACCGAAGTGCTGCAGGCGATCCCGATCACTGGCGAGCGGACCTAA
- a CDS encoding efflux RND transporter permease subunit, with the protein MLNTIVDLSLRYKVLVLVGFLIIVGLGVKAWREVPVDAFPDVTPVQVNIYTESPGLAAEDVEKLLTFPVESAMAGLPGVDQIRSVSLFGLSYVSVYFEDNIDIYFARQRVAEKLQEVRSRIPEGYGEPELGPNTSGLGQVFWYTIEAADQKLSEMDLRTLQDWTVRMVLRTAPGVDDVMSWGGQEKQYQVLINPQQLIKYGLTYKGVMEAIMTNNRQVGGQYINLGQEQYLVRGLGLVGNVQDIGNIVIAEREGTPVYVRDVASVTEAPALRFGAVTRDGREVVLGMALARIGENAKNVVDAVKAKLAQVKQALPAGVTVNPVYDRTALVEKAVSTAERALIEGSILVAIVLFLFLGEIRSAIVVIIALPLAMLIAFILMQQTGLSANLMSLAGLAIGIGMMVDGAVVMVENSFRLLGHQVGKTVNKTHVILEAAREVMNPIAFAIMIIIVVFLPLFSLSGLEGKLFKPMAFTISFAMLGSLFLTMTLIPVLAALILKPKEEKDTFVVRWAKKLYLPRLDWALDHKPVMIGGALALLLVSIGLFPFLGKEFMPTLQEGSIMFRVTSIPSTNLDESIRISESVETALKRFPQTQSALAMIGRAEKGETADVNYMEILVDLKPREQWPQDVSFQELSRQMQESLEKQVPTAVIAATQPIQMRVEELISGVRATLALKLYGEDLATLDRLSGQLKAVLERVPGVADLSLEANKGKPQLVIRLDRQAAARYGINADDVLEVVQAGIGGKTVSTLIDGVKRFDILVWLDAKDRSSVAAIQNIPIRTQGGVLVPLSRVASVEMDEGYSFVRREQLQRYAVIQMDVKGRDVNSFVQDANQAIQQQVKLPAGYWIEWGGAFENQQRAMATLSIIVPLTIGLIFILLYTAFNSLTYATLIIANVPFAIIGGVVGLFITGQYVSVPSAIGFIAVFGVAMLNGIVLVSFINDLRRQGYSVREAVRQGAALRLRPVLITASVAILGLIPMLLSTGVGAETQRPLATVVVGGLFTSTALTLLLLPLMYEWVETRRERKQQVD; encoded by the coding sequence ATGCTGAATACCATCGTCGATCTCTCCCTACGCTACAAAGTGCTGGTACTGGTGGGTTTCTTGATCATTGTCGGGCTGGGCGTGAAGGCCTGGCGAGAAGTGCCGGTGGATGCCTTCCCGGACGTCACCCCGGTACAGGTCAACATCTACACCGAATCCCCCGGGCTGGCCGCCGAAGACGTGGAAAAGCTTCTGACCTTCCCGGTGGAGTCCGCCATGGCCGGTCTGCCCGGCGTGGACCAGATCCGCTCGGTCTCGCTCTTCGGTCTCTCCTACGTCAGCGTCTATTTCGAGGACAATATCGATATCTACTTCGCCCGCCAGCGCGTAGCGGAGAAGTTGCAGGAAGTGCGTTCCCGCATCCCTGAAGGTTATGGCGAACCGGAACTGGGGCCCAATACCTCAGGCCTGGGCCAGGTGTTCTGGTACACCATCGAGGCGGCCGACCAAAAGCTCTCCGAAATGGATCTGCGCACCCTGCAGGACTGGACCGTACGCATGGTGCTGCGCACCGCGCCGGGCGTGGACGACGTCATGTCCTGGGGCGGCCAAGAGAAGCAGTATCAGGTGCTGATCAATCCTCAGCAACTCATCAAGTACGGCCTGACCTACAAGGGAGTGATGGAGGCCATCATGACCAACAACCGTCAGGTGGGTGGGCAGTACATCAATCTGGGCCAGGAACAGTATCTGGTACGCGGTTTGGGTCTGGTGGGCAACGTCCAGGATATCGGCAACATCGTGATCGCCGAGCGCGAGGGTACGCCGGTCTACGTGCGCGATGTGGCGTCGGTCACGGAAGCCCCGGCATTGCGCTTTGGCGCCGTCACCAGGGACGGCAGGGAGGTCGTGCTTGGCATGGCGCTCGCCCGCATCGGTGAAAACGCCAAGAACGTAGTGGACGCAGTCAAGGCCAAGCTTGCGCAGGTCAAACAGGCCTTGCCCGCCGGCGTGACCGTCAATCCCGTCTACGACCGCACCGCCTTGGTGGAAAAGGCGGTCAGCACCGCCGAGCGGGCACTGATCGAAGGTTCGATTCTGGTGGCCATCGTACTTTTCCTGTTCCTTGGGGAGATCCGCTCCGCCATCGTGGTGATCATCGCTCTGCCCCTGGCCATGCTGATCGCCTTCATCCTCATGCAGCAGACGGGGCTCTCGGCCAATCTGATGTCGCTCGCCGGTTTGGCCATCGGCATCGGCATGATGGTGGACGGAGCGGTGGTGATGGTGGAAAACAGCTTCCGCCTGCTGGGCCATCAAGTGGGCAAGACGGTCAACAAGACCCATGTGATCCTGGAAGCGGCGCGCGAGGTGATGAACCCCATCGCTTTCGCCATCATGATCATTATCGTGGTCTTTTTGCCGCTCTTCTCGCTTTCGGGACTCGAGGGCAAGCTCTTCAAGCCCATGGCCTTCACCATCAGCTTCGCCATGCTCGGTTCGCTGTTCCTGACCATGACCCTGATCCCGGTGCTGGCGGCGCTGATCCTCAAGCCCAAGGAGGAAAAGGACACCTTCGTGGTGCGCTGGGCGAAAAAGCTCTATCTGCCGCGCCTGGATTGGGCGCTGGACCACAAGCCGGTCATGATCGGCGGCGCCTTGGCGCTGCTGCTCGTCTCCATCGGCCTCTTTCCCTTTCTCGGCAAGGAGTTCATGCCGACCTTGCAGGAAGGCAGCATCATGTTCCGGGTGACCAGCATTCCCTCTACCAACCTCGATGAATCCATCCGGATCTCGGAAAGCGTCGAAACCGCTCTCAAGCGCTTCCCGCAAACCCAGTCGGCGCTCGCCATGATCGGCCGCGCGGAAAAGGGCGAGACGGCGGACGTCAACTACATGGAGATCCTGGTCGATCTGAAACCCCGGGAGCAGTGGCCGCAGGACGTGTCCTTCCAGGAGCTGAGCCGGCAAATGCAAGAAAGCCTGGAAAAACAGGTGCCCACCGCAGTGATCGCCGCCACCCAGCCGATCCAGATGCGCGTGGAGGAACTCATTTCCGGCGTGCGCGCCACCTTGGCCCTGAAGCTTTATGGTGAGGACCTGGCCACTCTGGACCGTCTGTCGGGGCAGCTCAAGGCGGTCTTGGAGAGGGTACCCGGAGTTGCGGATCTTTCCCTGGAGGCCAACAAGGGCAAGCCGCAACTCGTCATCCGCCTCGACCGGCAGGCGGCTGCGCGTTACGGCATCAACGCCGACGACGTGCTGGAGGTGGTGCAAGCGGGCATTGGCGGCAAGACGGTCAGCACCCTGATCGATGGTGTCAAGCGCTTCGACATTCTGGTTTGGCTCGATGCCAAGGACCGCAGCAGCGTGGCGGCCATCCAAAACATTCCGATCCGGACCCAGGGTGGGGTGCTGGTGCCGTTGTCGCGCGTGGCCAGTGTGGAGATGGACGAAGGTTATTCCTTCGTGCGCCGCGAGCAGTTGCAGCGCTATGCCGTGATCCAGATGGACGTCAAGGGCCGTGATGTGAACAGCTTCGTGCAGGACGCCAATCAAGCCATCCAGCAGCAGGTGAAATTGCCGGCCGGTTACTGGATCGAGTGGGGCGGCGCCTTCGAGAACCAGCAGCGCGCCATGGCGACCCTGTCCATCATCGTGCCGCTGACCATCGGGCTCATCTTCATCCTACTCTACACGGCCTTCAATTCGCTCACCTACGCCACGCTCATCATCGCCAATGTGCCCTTCGCAATCATCGGCGGTGTGGTCGGGCTCTTCATTACCGGCCAATACGTCTCGGTCCCCTCGGCCATCGGCTTCATTGCTGTCTTTGGCGTCGCCATGCTGAACGGCATCGTCCTGGTATCGTTCATCAACGACCTGCGGCGGCAGGGTTACTCCGTACGCGAGGCGGTGCGCCAAGGCGCAGCGTTGCGCCTACGGCCGGTACTGATCACCGCCTCGGTGGCCATCCTTGGCCTCATCCCCATGCTGCTGTCCACCGGCGTGGGCGCAGAGACCCAGCGGCCCCTGGCCACCGTGGTGGTCGGCGGACTTTTCACATCCACGGCGCTCACCCTGCTTCTCCTGCCATTGATGTACGAATGGGTGGAGACCCGCCGGGAGCGCAAGCAGCAAGTCGATTGA
- a CDS encoding efflux RND transporter periplasmic adaptor subunit, with amino-acid sequence MKRILKDCIARQPAALLTAFVVLLATLALPGCGRDQQKQDEVPAAEKSIAQPASGAPEKSLLKLGAEEARTAGLRTAPVQLQDVAERVIVTATIQPNQNRIAHVAPLIAGRLTRVDANLGDRVRRGQVLAVVNSVEAGQARASYQQAQSEHLLAQANFERAERLYRQQIVAQKDYLRARAELQQAQANLRAARERLHTYGVAVKSDGEPSVVPVTAPIAGMVIEKKAVIGELAGPDQPLFTVADLSNMWIEADIFEKDLGKLRPGLSADVTIAAYPGERFEGRVTYLSPVVDPETRTIKARVEVANPEGRLRPNMFATVAIETLARKQVLQVPDDAVVLLQGQPTVFVAEADGFQPRAVRPGEKFGGQTLIQAGLKPGERVVVSGAYALKARLLKSQIGDAD; translated from the coding sequence ATGAAAAGAATCCTCAAAGATTGCATCGCGCGTCAGCCGGCCGCCCTGCTTACCGCCTTTGTCGTGTTGCTCGCCACGCTGGCCCTGCCGGGTTGCGGCCGCGACCAGCAGAAGCAAGACGAAGTACCGGCTGCCGAGAAATCCATTGCCCAGCCGGCATCCGGCGCACCTGAAAAGAGCCTGCTGAAGCTCGGCGCCGAAGAAGCCCGCACTGCGGGTCTTCGTACCGCGCCGGTGCAGTTGCAGGATGTCGCCGAGCGTGTGATTGTCACGGCGACCATCCAGCCAAACCAGAACCGGATAGCGCATGTGGCACCGCTGATCGCCGGCCGCCTGACCCGCGTCGATGCCAATCTCGGAGACCGGGTCCGGCGCGGCCAGGTGCTTGCGGTGGTCAATAGCGTCGAGGCCGGCCAGGCGCGCGCAAGCTACCAACAGGCGCAAAGCGAGCACTTGCTTGCCCAGGCAAATTTTGAACGCGCCGAGCGCCTGTATCGGCAGCAGATCGTGGCGCAAAAGGATTACCTGCGGGCCCGGGCCGAACTGCAGCAAGCCCAAGCCAACTTGCGTGCCGCGCGCGAACGGCTGCATACCTATGGCGTGGCCGTCAAAAGCGACGGCGAGCCCTCGGTGGTGCCTGTGACCGCGCCCATTGCCGGCATGGTGATCGAGAAAAAGGCCGTTATCGGCGAGCTGGCGGGTCCGGATCAACCCCTCTTTACCGTGGCGGATCTGTCCAACATGTGGATTGAGGCGGACATCTTTGAAAAGGATCTGGGCAAGCTGCGGCCAGGCCTGTCGGCCGATGTCACTATCGCAGCCTATCCCGGTGAACGCTTCGAAGGCCGGGTCACCTATCTCAGCCCGGTCGTGGACCCGGAGACGCGCACCATCAAGGCGCGGGTGGAGGTTGCCAATCCGGAAGGCCGCTTACGGCCCAACATGTTCGCCACCGTCGCCATCGAGACACTCGCCCGCAAACAGGTGCTCCAAGTGCCCGATGATGCCGTGGTGCTGCTGCAGGGCCAGCCGACCGTCTTTGTGGCCGAGGCTGACGGCTTCCAGCCCCGCGCGGTGCGGCCCGGCGAAAAGTTCGGCGGCCAGACCCTGATTCAGGCGGGACTGAAACCGGGTGAACGGGTGGTGGTCAGTGGAGCTTACGCCTTGAAGGCGCGTCTATTGAAGTCGCAGATCGGCGATGCGGATTAA
- a CDS encoding TolC family protein: MESRHVLHAAVRSAPARAYRRLRLAVLATVFNFVCGTAAWAQPLTLEQAWQQAEAANPALQAVQANLSTARGQQRDARAPLWNNPTVSGEWLRRRIPEPGQAVTNTRDWSAGLAQTFETAGQQGLRRRIAEDNMAATQADILDVRRQLRLEVAQRFFRVLGLQQRIAMERETLRLIEDSAAAVQKRFNAGEDTRLDNNLAQVEAEQARNQILLLQEQLIQARSDLAALLQLPPPSLPEVSGTLDTPLPRYTLEELLASVDRRPDLRAAALRVNGARSLLRLERAAVSPDVTVGVSYGREGSALGNDTLLGVNVALPIPLFRRNATGIGRAQTELTQREIDQRALSRDARAQLQALWRQWESLVARVERLQREVLPRLEENQRLSRIAYREGEIGLLQLLLLNRQVLDSRRNLLEAQTELRLTQLAIEGTSGWPGASGPLAEAPSPVNPNMVNP; the protein is encoded by the coding sequence GTGGAATCTCGTCATGTCTTGCACGCTGCCGTGCGCTCCGCGCCGGCTCGTGCCTATCGCCGGCTCCGTCTTGCGGTGCTGGCAACTGTCTTCAACTTTGTTTGCGGCACCGCCGCTTGGGCGCAGCCGCTCACGTTGGAACAGGCTTGGCAGCAAGCCGAAGCCGCCAATCCCGCCTTGCAGGCCGTCCAGGCCAATCTGAGCACCGCCCGCGGTCAGCAACGTGATGCCCGGGCACCGCTGTGGAACAACCCCACCGTTTCCGGCGAGTGGTTGCGGCGCCGGATCCCGGAGCCCGGCCAGGCGGTGACCAACACCCGCGACTGGAGCGCGGGACTTGCACAGACCTTTGAGACCGCCGGCCAGCAGGGGCTTCGCCGTCGCATTGCCGAGGACAACATGGCGGCGACGCAGGCCGACATCCTGGATGTGCGCCGCCAACTGCGGCTGGAAGTGGCCCAACGTTTCTTCCGGGTGCTGGGGCTACAGCAGCGCATCGCCATGGAGCGGGAAACGCTCCGGCTCATCGAGGACTCGGCAGCAGCCGTCCAGAAGCGTTTCAACGCCGGCGAGGATACGCGCCTGGACAACAACCTCGCCCAGGTCGAGGCCGAGCAGGCGCGCAACCAGATCCTGCTCCTCCAGGAGCAGTTGATCCAGGCGCGTTCGGACCTGGCGGCGCTGCTGCAATTGCCACCGCCGTCGCTGCCCGAAGTCAGCGGCACGCTGGACACCCCCCTGCCCCGCTACACCCTGGAGGAACTGCTTGCCAGCGTGGATCGGCGTCCCGACTTGCGCGCCGCGGCCCTGCGCGTGAACGGGGCCCGGAGCCTGCTTCGCCTGGAGCGCGCCGCCGTTTCGCCGGATGTCACTGTCGGGGTGAGCTATGGGCGCGAGGGCTCAGCCCTTGGTAACGACACCCTGCTGGGTGTCAACGTCGCCCTGCCCATTCCCCTCTTCCGCCGCAACGCCACCGGCATCGGCCGCGCCCAAACCGAGCTCACCCAACGCGAAATCGACCAGCGGGCGTTGAGCCGCGACGCCCGCGCCCAGCTTCAGGCCCTGTGGCGCCAGTGGGAAAGCCTGGTCGCTCGCGTCGAGCGGCTGCAGCGCGAGGTCCTGCCCCGGCTGGAGGAAAACCAGCGCCTGTCCCGCATCGCTTACCGCGAGGGCGAGATCGGACTGCTGCAGTTGCTGCTGCTCAACCGCCAAGTCCTGGACAGCCGGCGCAACCTGCTGGAGGCCCAGACCGAATTGCGCCTGACGCAATTGGCGATCGAGGGAACGTCCGGCTGGCCGGGTGCATCCGGCCCCCTGGCCGAGGCGCCGTCTCCTGTAAACCCGAATATGGTGAATCCATGA
- a CDS encoding glutaredoxin family protein, with protein MNIKLVTTRSCHCNAIEQELRDLGLDYEFLYAEEQPELVARFAIRHCPMLIIDDMHVIPVDGQSEGQLRALLQL; from the coding sequence ATGAACATTAAACTAGTAACTACCCGCAGCTGCCATTGTAACGCCATCGAGCAGGAACTGCGGGACTTGGGTCTCGACTACGAATTCCTTTACGCCGAAGAGCAGCCGGAATTGGTGGCGCGCTTCGCCATTCGCCACTGCCCCATGCTGATCATCGATGACATGCATGTCATTCCGGTGGATGGTCAGAGCGAGGGGCAGCTCAGAGCCCTGTTGCAGTTGTAG
- a CDS encoding cytochrome P450, which translates to MAIIPRDTMPDSTLAFALEGYTFIRRRCQRYRADIFQTRLLFQRTICMLGAEAAELFYDTDRFERSGAAPRRVQETLFGRGGVQGMDGTAHRHRKAMFMELMSPASIQRLAELSVEQWRVHTEKWRRMDTVVLLSETQEILCRTVCAWAGVPLAEAEVEQRTKDFVAMIEGGGAIGPRHWRGRRARNRAEHWLGDLIEKVRRQEMPAEADNALAVVALHRDMNGELLDKQVAAVELINVLRPTVAVAWYTTFAALALHQHPECRRELDTDGYLELFVQEVRRFYPFFPVVAARVRHDFEWRGYPFPKGVRVLLDLYGTNHDPRQWDHPEQFRPERFRHWDGGAFNFIPQGGGDHYRQHRCPGEWITIALMKAAIMLLIRLDYDVPTQDLRVSLMRMPTAPKSGFVIQHVGETRGGVQVPKPR; encoded by the coding sequence ATGGCCATTATCCCGCGCGACACCATGCCCGACAGCACGCTAGCCTTCGCACTGGAGGGCTACACCTTCATCCGCAGACGCTGCCAACGATATCGCGCGGACATCTTCCAGACACGTCTGCTATTCCAGAGGACCATTTGCATGCTCGGCGCGGAGGCGGCCGAGCTCTTTTACGATACCGACCGGTTTGAACGCAGCGGCGCCGCTCCCCGGCGAGTGCAGGAAACCCTGTTCGGCCGTGGTGGCGTGCAGGGAATGGATGGCACAGCCCATCGACACCGGAAGGCGATGTTCATGGAGCTCATGAGTCCTGCCAGCATCCAGCGGCTGGCCGAGCTGAGCGTCGAGCAGTGGCGTGTCCATACCGAAAAGTGGCGGCGGATGGACACGGTGGTGCTGCTGAGCGAGACACAGGAAATCCTGTGCCGCACCGTGTGCGCCTGGGCTGGCGTGCCACTCGCGGAAGCGGAGGTCGAACAAAGAACCAAGGACTTTGTCGCCATGATCGAGGGGGGCGGCGCAATCGGTCCGCGGCACTGGCGCGGACGGCGTGCGCGCAACCGGGCGGAACACTGGCTTGGCGATCTCATCGAGAAGGTGCGCCGCCAAGAGATGCCGGCCGAGGCGGACAACGCACTTGCCGTTGTCGCCCTACACCGCGACATGAACGGGGAGCTACTCGACAAGCAGGTGGCCGCCGTGGAACTCATCAACGTCCTGCGCCCGACCGTGGCAGTGGCTTGGTACACCACCTTCGCGGCATTGGCGTTGCATCAGCACCCGGAATGTCGGCGAGAGCTCGACACAGATGGCTATCTTGAACTGTTCGTGCAGGAAGTGCGCCGATTTTATCCCTTCTTTCCCGTAGTGGCGGCGCGCGTGCGCCACGACTTCGAGTGGCGTGGCTACCCCTTTCCCAAAGGAGTGCGGGTACTGCTTGACCTCTACGGCACCAACCACGATCCCAGGCAGTGGGACCACCCGGAGCAGTTTCGGCCGGAGCGCTTCCGTCACTGGGATGGAGGTGCATTCAACTTCATTCCGCAGGGCGGAGGCGATCACTATCGGCAGCATCGCTGTCCGGGTGAGTGGATCACCATTGCGCTCATGAAAGCGGCAATCATGCTGCTAATCCGGCTGGATTACGACGTACCGACACAGGATTTGCGCGTCAGCCTCATGCGCATGCCCACAGCGCCGAAAAGCGGTTTTGTCATTCAGCACGTCGGGGAGACCAGAGGAGGCGTGCAAGTGCCTAAGCCAAGGTAA